One region of Corvus hawaiiensis isolate bCorHaw1 chromosome 12, bCorHaw1.pri.cur, whole genome shotgun sequence genomic DNA includes:
- the LOC125332293 gene encoding metallothionein-2: MDPQDCTCAAGDSCSCAGSCKCKNCRCRSCRKSCCSCCPASCSNCAKGCVCKEPTSSKCSCCH, from the exons ATGGACCCCCAGGACTGCACGTGTGCCGCCG GTGATTCCTGCTCCTGCGCCGGGTCCTGCAAGTGCAAGAACTGCCGCTGCCGGAGCTGCCGCAAGA gctgctgctcctgctgccccgcGAGCTGCAGCAACTGCGCCAAGGGCTGCGTGTGCAAGGAGCCGACCAGCAGcaagtgcagctgctgccactga
- the LOC125332294 gene encoding metallothionein-1, with product MDSQDCPCATGGTCTCGDNCKCKNCKCTSCKKGCCSCCPAGCAKCAQGCVCKGPPSAKCSCCK from the exons ATGGACTCTCAGGATTGCCCTTGTGCCACAG GTGGCACCTGCACCTGCGGGGACAACTGCAAATGCAAAAACTGCAAATGCACATCGTGCAAAAAAG gctgctgctcctgctgtccaGCTGGATGTGCCAAGTGTGCACAGGGCTGCGTCTGCAAGGGGCCTCCCTCCGCCaagtgcagctgctgcaaaTAG